The Flavobacteriales bacterium nucleotide sequence GGCTTAAAGAACAATCGTATAATAGATTGCCTTTTAGAAATAAAGCTTGGGTTAGAGGATTCTAAGTTTGGTCTTTCTAAAGAAGATACGCTAAGTATATTAAATTCTGAAGAGTATCTAGAAATGACAAATATAAGAATAGTTGGTGTTATGGGAATGGCTACCAATACAGAAGACAATAAACTAATACAAACGGAATTTGAGTCTTTAACAGAATTTTCAAACAGTCTGAAAAAAACTTATTTTTCAAACATCAATTCTTTTAAAGAGATATCAATGGGAATGTCATCAGACTATTCATATGCTATAGCTGCGGGAAGTACAATGGTAAGGATTGGGTCTGCAATATTTGGAACAAGAAATTATGGGTGATGCAATTGACTTAAAAGTCACAAAAAAAGATCAAAAAATAATCGAAGAACTATATTCTTCTGATGAAGAAGTTGTGATAAAGGCATTAGATAAAATAATGGAGGACGGTAATAAAAGCATTATGCCTGCTCTTATTCATGTTCTTTCAACTACAGATAAGGATATAATAAAAGAAGG carries:
- a CDS encoding YggS family pyridoxal phosphate-dependent enzyme, translating into MSIASNLSNKLKELPKSVQLVAVSKTKPNSDILEAYNAGQRIFGENKVQDLAAKEDALPKDIEWHMIGHLQTNKVKYIASFVSLIHSVESIKLLKTINKEGLKNNRIIDCLLEIKLGLEDSKFGLSKEDTLSILNSEEYLEMTNIRIVGVMGMATNTEDNKLIQTEFESLTEFSNSLKKTYFSNINSFKEISMGMSSDYSYAIAAGSTMVRIGSAIFGTRNYG